A region of Fusarium keratoplasticum isolate Fu6.1 chromosome 6, whole genome shotgun sequence DNA encodes the following proteins:
- a CDS encoding FAD-binding PCMH-type domain-containing protein, which produces MSAPVEAPEPIPTLQDSIQQLGQLVKDPESELDEKELPGLDKLIGDWYDDDTEVTKEAFARRILQVFRDSTHNEVYDDVKSKLPGQRGTVLDKFVDGEITAKDAGALLAELEGTPAGAPPVSGLHVQNLFLSSAKKDAVPDRKFIKGEVENRVFENWGRTVKNTPAITYYPENTAEIQTIVRDAVKSGSGVRVSGFRHSWAPVFGRNGKVGQKNNGDVLISTLTEHNAGVLPNFTSLPSSLFQPKETELNHIKVVDAAYVGGQALSGGKKYVRVGTATTNEQFRRWCINEGNVTLPMNIIEVEITFGGSNATICHGAGIKHPTLSDLVRCIEYVDVHGELRTVNMADAKLLKAASGCFGLLGVVTHITFECDPMSTAVMFPVKLDVIEAIPPPPEMKDSDIPESLRRPRTEQQKQTDVQNFERRANEDFYAEWFWFPYSSQVWVNTWKTDNNTKDVVNYPSTAKTFIQVLGTAIMNMGQNVLQKIDALQARPHMQTTFLSWLAMKNLDERKAGEKPIRTLLPNALHFQRGVQNIRVRDLEVEIPLHAKKGTTDQRDYTNVRRAWWDAIKTCYANVDTCPMRMPLEMRIMGSSEVTMAPQRGHKLGTCAIEILTLRAVADIWEPYAQQVLDKWATYKDNDGKQIVVRPHWAKEWYQYKVNGKPWVEKLRNEVYQSEITEFKGLMAEIGKKHGWTLSDLKKTFSNEVLDYLYLDDVAVSQSKKQPQVQVQEVPVAAATKA; this is translated from the exons ATGTCAGCACCTGTGGAGGCACCAGAGCCCATCCCAACCCTGCAGGATTCTATCCAGCAGCTCGGTCAACTCGTCAAGGATCCCGAGAGCGAGCTggatgagaaggagctgCCTGGACTCGACAAGCTCATTGGGGACTGGTATGACGATGATACTGAAGTGACCAAGGAGGCCTTTGCCCGCCGGATCCTTCAAGTCTTTCGAGATTCCACGCACAACGAAGTCTACGACGATGTCAAGTCTAAGCTTCCGGGACAGAGGGGAACAGTTCTTGACAAGTTTGTTGATGGAGAAATCACGGCCAAAGATGCCGGTGCTCTCCTTGCGGAATTGGAGGGCACACCCGCAGGAGCACCCCCTGTGTCGGGTCTTCATGTTCAAAACTTGTTCCTGAGCTCTGCAAAGAAGGATGCGGTGCCTGACAGAAAGTTTATCAAG GGTGAAGTTGAAAACCGGGTGTTTGAAAACTGGGGTCGGACGGTGAAGAACACCCCTGCTATCACATACTACCCCGAGAACACCGCCGAGATTCAAACCATTGTTCGTGATGCGGTCAAGAGTGGCAGCGGTGTTCGAGTATCTGGTTTCC GCCATTCCTGGGCCCCTGTTTTTGGGCGGAACGGAAAAGTCGGACAGAAGAACAACGGAGATGTTCtcatctcgaccttgaccGAGCATAACGCTGGTGTGCTGCCAAACTTTACTTCACTGCCCTCAAGCCTTTTCCAACCCAAGGAAACTGAACTGAACCACATCAAGGTCGTCGATGCGGCTTATGTGGGTGGCCAAGCTCTCAGTGGAGGGAAGAAGTATGTTCGTGTCGGTACAGCTACTACGAACGAGCAGTTCCGACGTTGGTGTATCAATGAAGGGAACGTTACTCTGCCCATGAACATTATCGAGGTGGAGATTACCTTTGGCGGCAGCAATGCCACCATTTG TCACGGTGCTGGTATCAAGCACCCCACGCTGAGTGATCTTGTGCGATGCATCGAATACGTCGACGTTCATGGGGAGCTACGAACCGTGAACATGGCTGATGCCAAGTTGCTCAAGGCAGCCAGTGGCTGCTTCGGTCTCCTCGGTGTCGTCACTCACATCACATTCGAGTGCGATCCCATGTCGACAGCGGTCATGTTTCCAGTGAAGCTCGATGTCATCGAAGCTATCCCACCTCCGCCTGAGATGAAGGACTCGGACATCCCCGAGTCCCTTCGCCGACCTCGCACTGAGCAGCAAAAGCAGACGGACGTGCAAAACTTTGAGCGCCGTGCGAACGAAGACTTTTACGCTGAATGGTTCTGGTTCCCCTACTCAAGCCAGGTGTGGGTGAATACTTGGAAGACCGATAACAACACTAAGGATGTTGTCAACTACCCTAGCACCGCTAAAACTTTCATTCAAGTCCTTGGAACTGCCATCATGAATATGGGGCAGAACGTCTTGCAAAAGATCGATGCGTTGCAGGCCAGGCCACATATGCAAACTACCTTTTTGT CATGGCTGGCGATGAAGAACCTTGATGAACGCAAAGCGGGCGAGAAACCAATCAGGACTCTTCTGCCTAACGCCCTTCACTTCCAGCGAGGCGTGCAGAACATTCGAGTGCGTGATCTCGAAGTAGAGATTCCC CTCCACGCAAAAAAGGGCACGACTGATCAACGCGATTATACCAATGTCCGACGTGCATGGTGGGATGCTATCAAAACCTGCTACGCCAACGTCGACACCTGTCCCATGAGAATGCCTCTCGAGATGCGCATCATGGGTTCAAGCGAAGTCACCATGGCACCACAGAGAGGCCATAAGCTCGGAACTTGCGCAATCGAGATCCTTACGCTCAGAGCCGTTGCTGATATCTGGGAGCCCTATGCCCAGCAGGTCCTGGACAAGTGGGCAACCTACAAGGACAACGATGGCAAGCAAATTGTTGTCAGGCCGCACTGGGCAAAGGAGTGGTACCAATACAAGGTCAATGGTAAGCCTTGGGTCGAGAAGCTGCGCAATGAGGTCTACCAGAGCGAGATTACAGAGTTCAAGGGACTGATGGCAGAGATTGGAAAGAAGCATGGGTGGACGCTTTCAGACCTCAAGAAGACGTTCTCTAATGAGGTTCTGGATTATCTGTACCTAGATGATGTTGCGGTTTCCCAATCAAAGAAGCAGCCGCAGGTTCAAGTGCAGGAAGTGCCAGTGGCAGCGGCAACAAAGGCGTAG
- a CDS encoding Adenylosuccinate lyase, with the protein MSEDHQKQIEELQQQLQKLQAQNNPQYDGYQTSLTTRYCSAAMSNLFSQRSRHSTWRKLWLGLAESEKELGIDTISAEALEEMRAHLTVTDSDFEVARVEEKIRRHDVMAHVHAFGAVAPSAAGIIHYGATSCFVTDNAELILMREAMDLLLKKLAKVISNLSAFALKWKEEPTLAYTHLQAAQLITVGKRAAQWVQDLMFDLESIEQVRKDLKFRGAQGTTGTQASFLEIFQGDSAKCDKLNDLLCEKFGFPACYDVSTQTYTRKVDLVVANAVAGLGATAQKICGDIRHLAHWKEIEEPFEKSQIGSSAMASLQEEPRRNTFVSLLARELMSKPTNFANTLSDQWAERTLDDSAIRRIDIPEMFLLAEAILIGLDNISDGLVVYPKRINARVQEELPFMITETIIMRLVAQGASRQEAHEEIRVLSHEAGYEVKNEGKPNDLVARMKSKDFFKPIWGELDNMLKAELYTGRSAEIVDKYCGPGGPVEKRLAPYQKHIQESTTAQLNV; encoded by the exons ATGTCCGAGGATCACCAGAAGCAGAtcgaggagctgcagcagcagctccagaagctccaggCTCAGAACAACCCCCAGTACGATGGCTACCAGACCTCTCTGACCACCCGCTACTGCAGCGCTGCCATGTCGAACCTCTTCAGCCAGCGTTCCAGACATTCGACCTGGCGCAAGCTTTGGCTGGGTCTTGCTGAGAGCGAGAAGGAGCTTGGAATTGACACTATCTCCGCCGAGGCCCTGGAAGAGATGAGGGCTCACCTCACCGTCACTGACTCGGATTTCGAGGTCGCCCgtgttgaggagaagattCGTAGACAT GATGTTATGGCT CACGTCCATGCGTTCGGAGCCGTGGCCCCATCCGCTGCAGGGATCATTCACTATGGCGCAACCAGCTGCTTCGTCACTGACAACGCCGAGCTGATTCTCATGCGAGAGGCCATggaccttcttctcaagaagctggccaaggtcatTTCGAACCTGTCCGCCTTTGCTCTGAAGTGGAAGG AGGAGCCTACCCTTGCCTACACTCATCTTCAGGCTGCTCAGCTGATCACTGTCGGAAAGCGAG CCGCTCAATGGGTCCAAGACCTCATG TTCGACCTTGAGAGCATCGAGCAAGTTCGAAAGGACCTCAAGTTCCGAGGTGCTCAAG GAACCACCGGAACACAGGCCTCTTTCCTGGAGAT CTTCCAGGGAGATTCTGCCAAGTgcgacaagctcaacgacCTCCTGTGTGAGAAGTTCGGATTCCCTGCTTGCTAT GACGTGTCCACTCAGACCTA CACCCGCAAGGTCGACCTGGTTGTTGCCAACGCCGTTGCTGGCCTTGGTGCCACTGCACAGAAGATCTGTGGTGATATCAGGCATTTGGCTCACtggaaggagattgaggagccCTTTGAGAAGTCTCAGATCGGATCTTCGGCTATGGCAA GCCTACAAGAGGAACCCCGTAGGAACACCTTTGTCTCCCT TCTGGCTCGTGAGCTGATGTCCAAGCCCACAAACTTTGCCAACACCCTGTCCGACCAGTGGGCGGAGCGAACACTCGATGACTCCGCTATCCGTC GTATCGACATTCCTGAGAtgttcctcctcgccgaggctATTCTTATTGGACTCGACAACATCTCGGATGGCCTGGTGGTCTACCCCAAGCGAATCAACGCACGTGTCCAGGAGGAGCTTCCTTTCATGATCACCGAGACT ATCATCATGAGACTGGTCGCCCAGGGAGCTTCGAGACAGGA GGCCCACGAGGAGATTCGTGTTCTTTCCCACGAGGCCGGCTATGAGGTCAAGAATGAG GGCAAGCCCAACGACCTGGTCGCTCGCATGAAGAGCAAGGActtcttcaagcccatctGGGGCGAGCTGGAcaacatgctcaaggccgagct TTACACTGGTCGCAGCGCGGAAATTGTTGACAAGTACTGCGGTCCCGGAGGCCCCGTGGAGAAGAGGCTGGCTCCCTACCAGAAGCACATCCAGGAATCCACCACTGCTCAGCTGAACGTTTAA
- a CDS encoding Na-H-Exchanger domain-containing protein — translation MSATTTTAAAEATGDRAPKQGGIFEGLNPTVFNPADPVILFIIQATIVIALTRLLYWPLSKIKEPRVIAEVITGILLGPSVFGRVPGFTDAIFPKEGMAPFRLAANIGLILYLFLVGMEINLTYLLRNWRTAVGVATLDMAIPFGCGVALAYGLYHEFGDDPELAPISFGVFALFIGVAIAITAFPVLCRILTALKLLNTNVGVIVLTSGIINDVVGWVLLALCVTLVNSGAGVTAVYILLVTVGYSLFLAYAVRPCFMWVLRKTHSLENGPTEAVVALTILMVFASAFFTSVIGVHSIFGAFMVGLMCPHEGGFAIKLTEKIEDLISTLFVPLFFALSGINTNLSLLDSGITWGYIVAVTVTAFFTKLFGGTMGARLNGLVWRESVTIGTLMSCKGLVELIVLNIGLQAKILSTRTFTIFVVMALVTTFLTTPLVSWLYPPSYQRKLELWKQGKIDWDGNPLNPPDADESDESDKDVANRVLVYLRTDGLSSLLSTVSLFTAGHAKRPSIEGESPAHGEKSAVPEGLMSNTSTDAPKPLLRIHGCRLVGLTERNSSVMKVSEIEEFASHDPIIKAFGTSANNTTRDVVVSGQISVVPENTFADTLATEATKLKSDLILVPWSETGTISELPSFYSASRGDPLANGDFTQLMANIFDHAKPIAAVGLFIDSTLLDPTDSDVRPTRALSRQISGISKSDVQDPTAIRFHSAESRRKKCIRVLYTGSEDDVYAFRLALQFAQNENIDVEIISLPDKDASEDLHFNQIKSTIPDSIVDRINFTELSSERTATIASSLLSSQPEDKQSTIFILGRSVTALGGDSSGSGSSSIPGTLGSVPASLANEIKRTATSNVSLLIVQAKQAAPERTGLNRKPSTASHAHVPN, via the exons ATGTCGGCCACGACAACCACCgcggcggccgaggcgaCCGGGGACAGAGCTCCAAAGCAGGGCGGTATCTTTGAGGGCCTGAACCCGACTGTCTTCAATCCAGCCGACCCAGTCATACTCTTCATTATCCAGGccaccatcgtcattgcTCTGACGAGGCTGCTCTACTGGCCTCTGAGCAAGATTAAGGAGCCGAGAGTCATTGCAGAAGTGATTACT GGCATCTTGCTTGGCCCGTCAGTCTTCGGTCGTGTCCCTGGCTTCACCGATGCCATCTTCCCCAAGGAAGGCATGGCGCCCTTCCGCCTCGCCGCCAACATCGGTCTCATTCTGTATCTGTTTCTCGTCGGAATGGAGATCAATCTGACCTACCTGCTACGCAATTGGCGCACTGCAGTTGGCGTCGCAACCCTCGACATGGCCATCCCCTTCGGCTGTGGTGTCGCCCTGGCTTACGGCTTGTATCACGAATTCGGCGACGATCCCGAGCTTGCGCCCATCAGCTTTGGAGTCTTTGCGCTCTTCATCGGTGTCGCCATTGCTATTACTGCTTTCCCTGTTCTTTGCCGCATTTTGACGGCTCTAAAGctgctcaacaccaacgtgggcgtcatcgtcctcaccTCCGGTATCATCAACGACGTTGTCGGCTGGGTGCTCCTCGCTCTCTGCGTTACCCTCGTCAATTCCGGCGCTGGAGTAACTGCAGTCTACATCCTTCTCGTCACTGTCGGCTACTCACTTTTCCTGGCCTACGCTGTTCGCCCATGCTTCATGTGGGTACTGCGCAAGACACATAGTTTGGAGAATGGCCCTACTGAGGCCGTCGTGGCGTTGACCATCCTCATGGTCTTTGCTtctgccttcttcaccaGCGTCATCGGTGTTCACTCCATTTTTGGGGCCTTCATGGTCGGACTCATGTGTCCTCACGAAGGAGGTTTTGCCATCAAGCTCACTGAGAAGATTGAGGATCTCATCTCGACCCTCTTTGTTCCCCTCTTCTTTGCGCTTTCgggcatcaacaccaacctctcGCTTCTTGACAGCGGCATTACCTGGGGTTATATCGTCGCCGTCACCGTGActgccttcttcaccaagctcTTTGGCGGCACGATGGGAGCTCGATTGAACGGCCTGGTCTGGCGCGAATCTGTCACCATCGGAACGCTCATGTCTTGCAAGGGACTCGTCGAGCTCATCGTTCTCAACATTGGTCTACAGGCAAAGATTCTGAGCACTAGGACTTTCACCATCTTTGTCGTAATGGCCCTTGTTACCACTTTTCTCACGACCCCTCTCGTCAGCTGGCTTTATCCGCCATCGTACCAGCGTAAGCTGGAGCTGTGGAAGCAGGGCAAGATTGATTGGGATGGGAACCCCTTGAATCCGCCCGACGCGGATGAGAGCGACGAGAGCGACAAGGATGTTGCCAATCGGGTACTTGTTTATCTGCGAACTGATGGATTGTCCAGTCTTCTCTCTACCGTGTCGCTGTTCACTGCAGGCCATGCCAAGCGCCCGTCAATTGAAGGAGAATCGCCGGCTCACGGTGAGAAGAGTGCTGTACCTGAAGGCCTCATGTCTAACACTAGCACGGATGCTCCCAAGCCTCTCCTTCGCATTCATGGATGCCGTCTTGTCGGGCTGACTGAACGTAACTCTTCTGTCATGAAGGTTTCCGAAATTGAGGAATTTGCCAGCCACGatcccatcatcaaggctTTCGGCACATCCGCCAACAACACAACGCGGGACGTCGTCGTGTCTGGTCAGATCTCGGTTGTTCCCGAAAACACCTTTGCAGACACCCTGGCGACCGAGGCTACCAAGCTCAAGAGTGATCTCATCCTGGTTCCTTGGAGTGAGACGGGCACTATTTCCGAGCTGCCTTCTTTCTACAGCGCCTCGCGGGGAGACCCTCTCGCGAATGGAGATTTTACGCAACTCATGGCCAACATCTTTGATCACGCGAAGCCCATAGCTGCTGTCGGTCTTTTTATTGACAGCACCCTTCTTGATCCCACCGACAGCGACGTGCGACCAACCCGAGCCTTGTCCAGACAGATTTCCGGCATTAGCAAATCCGACGTGCAAGATCCGACCGCCATCCGATTCCATTCTGCCGAAAGCCGTCGCAAGAAGTGCATTCGCGTTCTGTACACTGGTAGCGAAGATGATGTCTACGCTTTCCGACTTGCGCTTCAATTTGCCCAGAACGAGAACATTGACGTCGAGATTATTTCCCTGCCCGACAAGGACGCTTCCGAGGACCTGCATTTTAACCAGATCAAATCCACCATCCCTGACTCCATTGTCGATCGCATCAATTTCACCGAGCTGTCGTCCGAGAGGACCGCTACCATCGCTTCGAGTCTCCTAAGCTCTCAACCAGAGGACAAGCAGTCtaccatcttcatcctcggtcgCTCGGTTACTGCTCTAGGTGGTGATTCATCTGGCTCCGGATCGAGCAGCATCCCCGGCACTCTTGGCTCCGTTCCCGCTAGCCTTGCCAACGAGATCAAGAGGACAGCTACTTCCAACGTGAGCCTTCTGATTGTGCAGGCAAAGCAGGCCGCGCCGGAGAGAACAGGGCTTAACAGGAAGCCCAGCACGGCCTCACATGCTCACGTTCCCAACTAG
- a CDS encoding MFS domain-containing protein: protein MTTASASTAVIGSVELTSVSPFPATVAKSSSSGFFDTQPRRLGSNQHDGANTGSDDNGLESIAAHTAPVEAVESWRYPRSNVFKTGATFWSMLTSGANDAAYGALIPYLEKYYDLSYIVVSLIFLSPFVGYILAAAINNMLHRKIGQRGIGVTCGICHIIAYIIICLHPPYPVLVLAYAVAGFGNGISDAAWNAWVGNLDRANETLGFLHAFYGIGGTISPLIATSLITKANLPWYNFYYVMIGLAVVELTTCTWAFWPNGGEVYRRTMEASNENHEGMKQALFQMPYARVTWLCAAFLLAYVGVEVSLGGWVVQFMIRVRNAEAFPAGMTSVGFWLGLTLGRAILGFVTPLLGVKIAVALYLPATMALELVFWLVPQFYVSAVAVAFQGFFIGPLFPAVVIATTKMLPKHLHVSTIGFAAAFGGSGAAVLPFAVGAIAQAKGVQVLQPIILALLATLLALWLCLPRIGKKRD from the exons ATGACGACTGCCAGCGCTTCCACTGCCGTGATTGGCTCTGTTGAGCTGACCTCTGTCAGCCCATTCCCTGCGACGGTGGCTAAGTCGTCGTCCAGTGGCTTCTTCGATACACAACCACGACGTCTTGGATCTAATCAGCATGACGGCGCCAATACTGGTTCTGACGACAATGGACTTGAGAGTATCGCTGCTCATACGGCTCCTGTCGAGGCGGTGGAGAGCTGGAGGTATCCGCGCTCAAATGTGTTCAAGACGGGTGCCACATTCTGGAGCATGCTGACTTCTGGTGCCAATGATGCTGCCTATGGT GCTCTTATTCCATAC TTGGAAAAATACTATGATCTCAGCTACATTGTCGTCTCCCTCATTTTCCTGTCCCCGTTTGTCGGGTATATCCTTGCAGCCGCCATAAACAACATGCTGCATAGAAAGATTGGCCAGCGGGGTATAGGTGTTACTTGTGGAATATGCCACATCATTGCCTACATCATCATTTGCCTCCACCCCCCTTACCCAGTGCTGGTCTTGGCCTACGCCGTCGCTGGCTTTGGCAATGGTATCAGTGATGCTGCCTGGAATGCTTGGGTTGGCAACTTGGATAGGGCAAACGAGACCTTGGGTTTTCTCCACGCGTTCTATGGTATTGGTGGCACCATTAGCCCTCTCATTGCTACCAGCTTGATTACCAAGGCCAATCTGCCGTGGTACAACTTTTACTATGTCATG ATCGGTCTCGCCGTCGTTGAACTCACTACCTGCACATGGGCTTTCTGGCCCAACGGCGGTGAAGTCTACCGCAGGACCATGGAGGCAAGCAACGAAAACCACGAAGGCATGAAGCAGGCACTATTCCAGATGCCCTACGCTCGCGTCACCTGGCTCTGCGCCGCCTTTCTGCTTGCCtatgttggagttgaggtgTCTCTTGGTGGCTGGGTTGTCCAGTTCATGATCCGCGTCCGTAACGCTGAGGCGTTCCCAGCCGGAATGACATCTGTCGGCTTTTGGCTGGGACTCACTCTTGGCCGTGCCATTTTGGGCTTCGTGACCCCATTGCTCGGCGTCAAGATTGCCGTTGCCCTTTACCTACCAGCCACTATGGCCCTGGAGCTCGTCTTCTGGCTGGTACCGCAGTTTTATGTCTCTGCCGTTGCTGTTGCCTTCCAGGGATTCTTTATTGGACCTCTATTCCctgccgtcgtcatcgccaccaccAAGATGTTGCCCAAGCATCTGCATGTCAGCACCATCGGGTTCGCCGCAGCTTTTGGTGGTAGCGGAGCGGCTGTGCTGCCGTTTGCGGTCGGTGCCATTGCTCAGGCAAAGGGTGTCCAGGTTCTTCAGCCAATCATTCTTGCGCTGTTGGCAACGCTCCTAGCTTTGTGGCTCTGCTTACCCAGGATCGGAAAGAAGAGGGATTAG
- a CDS encoding Abhydrolase-2 domain-containing protein: MGSLLPPLVVPASATHTHTVVFLHGRGDSAPKFSSSLRYSTDSSSRTLDQIFPSFRWVFPHAPMTSNEAFPLNRINQWFDVWNVQNFAEREELQAVGLRESVQRIRDILADEAALLEGHWDRIVLAGISQGAATSVHTLLNLDILGPINGEAQKRRLGAFLGFSCRMPFPGRSLAATRKVLDLEGSPSHASILENTPVLLEHCVNDHVVLVENGRALRETLRGFGAQVTWKEYPDGEHWFNSPSGIDDAVEFLKHVLELPDVA, from the coding sequence ATGGGCTCCCTGCTACCTCCCCTTGTCGTGCCAGCTTCAGCCACACACACCCACACCGTCGTGTTTCTCCACGGCCGCGGCGACTCGGCACCCAAGTTTAGTAGCTCCCTTAGATACTCGACCGACTCGAGCAGCCGCACTCTAGACCAGATCTTTCCGTCGTTCCGATGGGTGTTTCCGCATGCTCCAATGACCTCCAACGAGGCATTCCCCCTCAACAGAATCAACCAGTGGTTCGACGTCTGGAACGTACAAAACTTTGCCGAACGAGAAGAACTTCAGGCCGTTGGTCTCAGGGAGAGCGTCCAGCGCATTCGTGACATCCTGGCCGACGAGGCTGCACTCTTGGAAGGTCACTGGGACCGCATCGTGCTGGCCGGCATCAGTCAGGGTGCTGCAACAAGCGTCCATACCCTGCTAAATCTGGACATTCTCGGGCCGATCAATGGCGAGGCCCAAAAGCGACGACTCGGTGCCTTTTTAGGCTTTTCGTGCAGGATGCCTTTCCCAGGTCGTTCTCTGGCCGCCACCAGAAAGGTCCTCGACCTGGAGGGGTCGCCTAGTCATGCTAGCATACTCGAGAACACACCCGTGCTGCTGGAGCACTGCGTGAATGATCACGTCGTCTTGGTTGAGAATGGGAGGGCTTTGAGAGAGACTCTGCGAGGATTTGGGGCTCAAGTGACATGGAAAGAGTACCCAGATGGTGAGCACTGGTTCAATTCCCCATCTGGGATAGACGATGCCGTCGAGTTCCTGAAGCACGTTCTTGAGCTGCCTGATGTTGCCTAG